The Sorangiineae bacterium MSr11367 genome window below encodes:
- the mraY gene encoding phospho-N-acetylmuramoyl-pentapeptide-transferase: MILEFLFPLRHDASWLTWLNVLRYVPFRIIAAAASAMFISFFLSPWFIRELQRKQIGQVVRVDGPASHHIKSGTPTMGGALILLSVLLPTILWCDLSNVFVWATTAVTAGYGVIGYLDDYLKIKAKNSRGVPGRYKLLGQFLIAGAVIAYVFFAERHVPPDWWEIRTRVAIPFVAFAKHPIDLPVLVYIPFAVLVVVAMSNAVNLTDGLDGLAIGPVIINGATYLLWCYLAGATFGIANVSQRFIVARYLDIPGIASVGELSVYCGAVVGAGIGFLWYNTYPAQVFMGDVGSLALGGGLGMCAVFTKNELLSIILGGIFFLEAVSVIVQVLSFRLTGKRIFLMAPIHHHYEKKGWPEPKIIVRFWIISILLALISLSSLKLR, encoded by the coding sequence GTGATCCTCGAATTTCTCTTTCCCCTCCGGCACGACGCGAGCTGGCTCACCTGGCTCAACGTTCTTCGCTACGTCCCGTTCCGCATCATTGCGGCCGCGGCGTCGGCCATGTTCATCTCGTTCTTTCTCTCGCCGTGGTTCATCCGCGAGCTGCAGCGCAAGCAGATCGGCCAAGTGGTCCGCGTCGACGGGCCTGCGAGCCACCACATCAAGTCCGGCACCCCCACCATGGGCGGCGCCCTCATTCTTCTGTCGGTGCTCTTGCCCACCATCCTCTGGTGCGACCTGAGCAACGTCTTCGTCTGGGCCACCACGGCCGTCACCGCCGGCTACGGCGTCATCGGCTACCTGGACGACTACCTCAAGATCAAGGCGAAGAACTCCCGCGGCGTTCCCGGCCGGTACAAGCTTCTGGGCCAGTTTCTCATCGCCGGGGCGGTCATCGCCTACGTCTTCTTCGCCGAACGCCACGTGCCCCCGGATTGGTGGGAAATTCGCACACGCGTGGCCATCCCGTTCGTGGCCTTCGCCAAGCACCCCATCGACTTGCCGGTGCTCGTCTACATCCCGTTCGCGGTGCTGGTGGTCGTTGCCATGTCCAACGCCGTCAACCTCACCGACGGCCTCGATGGCTTGGCGATTGGCCCGGTCATCATCAACGGCGCCACCTACCTCCTCTGGTGCTACCTCGCCGGTGCCACCTTCGGCATTGCCAACGTGTCGCAGCGCTTCATCGTGGCGCGCTACCTGGACATCCCCGGTATCGCCAGCGTGGGCGAACTCTCGGTCTATTGCGGCGCTGTCGTGGGCGCTGGCATTGGATTCCTTTGGTACAATACCTACCCCGCACAAGTGTTCATGGGCGACGTCGGATCGCTCGCGTTGGGCGGCGGCCTGGGCATGTGCGCCGTCTTCACAAAGAATGAGCTGCTCTCGATCATCCTCGGGGGAATCTTCTTTTTGGAGGCAGTCAGCGTCATTGTGCAAGTTTTGAGCTTTCGCCTCACGGGAAAGCGCATTTTTCTCATGGCTCCCATCCATCACCACTACGAAAAGAAGGGCTGGCCAGAGCCCAAGATCATCGTGCGGTTCTGGATCATCAGCATTTTGCTCGCGCTTATTTCGCTTTCTAGCCTGAAGTTGCGATAA
- a CDS encoding UDP-N-acetylmuramoyl-tripeptide--D-alanyl-D-alanine ligase gives MSTPIPKNRVQRTSGEIARITGGTLVRGKPDRVHTGVTTNSREATPGCVFVALRGENFDGHAFVLAASRAGASLMLIERRRSLDLPADPELDPEDSAPHVVEVDDTLVAWGALASDHLARWRANTPQGRVVAITGSAGKTTTKSFASALLAEVDATHATLGNLNNRVGVPAMIFALEPHHRFVVLEMGTNLPGEIATLAAIAVPDVAIITNIGLAHAERLGGTRAGVGEEKGSLFAALRESGCAVVNADDDEIARQLPRTAARHTVSFGRAPGSAYRLRARAGTKVVFARAKSEITLDLPLAGEAAAIDFLAALAATEFAVGRSLSLEELARGLARVALPEGRGQIHTLSWGITVIDDSYNANPSSMSAAIDLAVELAAPGKRRIVAVLGEMRELGPAEGEAHAALGDELARARVHTVIGCGGAAIARTLHRAAHGGVRTMAAATTSEAADVACAEVRPGDVVLVKGSRGVQTERVAIALLARDGGKSSTSSPQRTPR, from the coding sequence ATGTCCACGCCCATCCCGAAGAACCGCGTTCAGCGCACCAGCGGCGAGATTGCCCGCATCACGGGCGGCACCCTCGTTCGAGGCAAGCCCGATCGCGTGCACACGGGCGTCACCACCAACAGCCGTGAGGCCACGCCCGGCTGCGTCTTCGTCGCCTTGCGCGGTGAGAACTTCGACGGCCACGCCTTCGTCCTTGCCGCCTCCCGCGCCGGCGCCAGCCTCATGCTCATCGAGCGCCGTCGCTCGCTCGATCTGCCCGCGGATCCCGAGTTGGATCCCGAGGACAGCGCCCCTCACGTCGTCGAGGTCGACGACACCCTCGTCGCATGGGGCGCCCTCGCGAGCGATCACCTCGCGCGGTGGCGCGCCAACACCCCGCAGGGACGCGTCGTGGCCATCACTGGCAGCGCCGGAAAAACCACGACCAAATCGTTCGCCTCCGCCCTTCTCGCCGAGGTCGACGCCACGCACGCCACCTTGGGCAATCTGAACAACCGCGTGGGCGTTCCCGCGATGATCTTTGCCCTCGAGCCGCACCATCGCTTCGTCGTGCTCGAAATGGGGACCAACCTGCCCGGCGAAATCGCCACCTTGGCCGCCATCGCCGTGCCCGACGTCGCCATCATCACGAACATCGGCCTCGCCCATGCCGAGCGCCTCGGCGGAACGCGCGCCGGCGTTGGCGAGGAAAAGGGCTCCCTTTTCGCGGCGCTTCGCGAATCGGGCTGCGCGGTCGTCAACGCCGACGACGACGAGATCGCGCGCCAACTTCCCCGCACCGCGGCCCGCCACACCGTCTCCTTCGGCCGCGCGCCCGGCTCCGCGTACCGCCTTCGCGCGCGCGCCGGCACCAAGGTCGTCTTCGCGCGGGCCAAAAGCGAGATCACCCTGGATCTGCCACTCGCCGGCGAGGCCGCCGCCATCGACTTCCTCGCCGCCCTCGCCGCCACCGAGTTCGCCGTCGGCCGTTCCCTCTCGCTCGAAGAACTCGCCCGGGGCCTCGCCCGCGTCGCGCTCCCCGAGGGCCGCGGACAGATTCACACTCTGTCGTGGGGCATCACCGTCATCGACGACAGCTACAACGCCAACCCCTCGAGCATGTCCGCCGCGATCGACCTCGCCGTCGAGCTGGCGGCGCCCGGAAAACGCCGCATCGTGGCCGTCCTTGGCGAGATGCGCGAGCTCGGCCCCGCGGAAGGCGAAGCGCATGCCGCCCTCGGGGACGAGTTGGCACGTGCCCGCGTGCACACGGTCATCGGATGCGGCGGTGCGGCCATCGCGCGCACCCTTCACCGAGCTGCGCACGGCGGCGTGCGCACCATGGCCGCGGCAACCACCAGCGAGGCGGCCGACGTAGCCTGCGCCGAGGTTCGCCCCGGCGACGTCGTCCTCGTCAAAGGCTCGCGCGGCGTCCAGACCGAGCGTGTCGCCATCGCCCTCCTCGCCCGCGACGGCGGCAAGAGCAGCACGAGCAGCCCCCAGAGAACACCCCGGTGA
- a CDS encoding UDP-N-acetylmuramoyl-L-alanyl-D-glutamate--2,6-diaminopimelate ligase: protein MMPPEGLRLVDMVREIPGQVDIVGDPEVRVHGVHHDSRRVEPGDLFVARHGANTDGTRFIPQAEERGAAAIMVERGHIDADAGSIANVPHIIVDDATDALAFASAAVYGHPTFTLDVIGITGTNGKTTTSHLVRAAVDGALGREGAPACGMIGTVGHIFGNTKIEADHTTPEADEIARVMNHMRRLGATHVAMEVSSIALELGRVRAVRFRVAAFTNFTQDHLDFHGSMEAYAAAKERLFFDMGPGSSVIHIDDPLGRSIAERVRAPLFRVSARTGTPPEEAEIAPIQATLDARGIDATLRTPKGTHRVRSRLIGRHNLENIVVAVGVACALDLELGRACAAIGEECGVPGRLERCDVEADDVIVLVDYAHTPDALARVLESVRKVSTDGSHLVCIFGCGGDRDPKKRGPMGQAVAEGADLGVITSDNPRTEDPADIARPVEEAMRAAGAPYVVELDRARAIRETILGARPGDIVVVAGKGHEDYQIIGTEKRPFDDRIEARNALAERRQRGQGKG, encoded by the coding sequence ATGATGCCGCCGGAAGGACTCCGGCTCGTCGACATGGTGCGCGAAATCCCCGGCCAGGTCGACATCGTGGGCGACCCCGAGGTGCGCGTGCACGGGGTGCACCACGACTCGCGCCGGGTCGAGCCGGGCGATCTCTTCGTCGCCCGCCACGGCGCCAACACCGACGGCACCCGCTTCATCCCGCAGGCGGAAGAGCGCGGGGCCGCCGCCATCATGGTCGAGCGCGGCCACATCGACGCCGATGCGGGCAGCATCGCCAACGTCCCGCACATCATCGTGGACGACGCCACCGACGCCCTCGCGTTCGCGTCCGCCGCCGTCTATGGCCACCCCACCTTCACCCTCGACGTCATCGGCATCACCGGCACCAACGGCAAAACCACCACGAGCCACCTGGTGCGCGCCGCCGTCGACGGCGCCCTGGGCCGTGAGGGCGCACCCGCGTGCGGCATGATTGGTACCGTCGGTCACATCTTCGGCAACACGAAGATCGAGGCCGATCACACCACCCCGGAAGCCGACGAAATCGCGCGCGTCATGAACCACATGCGCCGGCTCGGCGCGACGCACGTGGCCATGGAGGTCTCCTCCATTGCGCTCGAGTTGGGGCGTGTGCGGGCGGTGCGCTTTCGGGTGGCCGCCTTCACGAATTTTACGCAAGATCACCTCGACTTTCACGGTTCGATGGAGGCCTACGCCGCCGCCAAGGAGCGGCTCTTCTTCGACATGGGACCCGGGAGCTCGGTCATCCACATCGACGATCCACTCGGCCGCAGCATCGCCGAGCGCGTGCGCGCGCCCTTGTTTCGCGTGAGCGCCCGAACCGGCACCCCGCCCGAAGAGGCCGAAATCGCCCCGATTCAGGCCACCCTCGATGCGCGCGGCATTGACGCCACCTTGCGCACGCCCAAGGGCACCCACCGGGTGCGATCGCGCCTCATCGGCCGTCACAACCTGGAAAACATCGTCGTTGCCGTGGGCGTGGCCTGCGCCCTCGACCTGGAGCTCGGGCGTGCGTGCGCCGCCATCGGCGAGGAATGCGGCGTTCCCGGGCGCCTCGAGCGGTGCGACGTCGAGGCCGACGACGTCATCGTGCTCGTCGACTACGCGCACACCCCCGACGCGCTCGCCCGCGTTCTCGAGAGCGTGCGCAAGGTCAGCACCGACGGTTCGCACCTCGTCTGCATTTTCGGCTGCGGCGGCGATCGCGATCCCAAGAAGCGCGGGCCCATGGGCCAAGCCGTCGCCGAGGGTGCGGATCTCGGCGTCATCACCAGCGACAACCCGCGGACCGAGGATCCGGCGGACATCGCGCGCCCCGTCGAAGAGGCCATGCGCGCGGCGGGTGCCCCGTACGTCGTCGAGTTGGATCGCGCCCGTGCCATTCGCGAGACCATCCTGGGCGCGCGCCCCGGTGACATCGTGGTCGTCGCCGGCAAGGGCCACGAGGACTACCAGATCATCGGCACGGAAAAGCGCCCCTTCGACGACCGCATCGAGGCGCGCAACGCCCTCGCCGAGCGCCGTCAGCGCGGCCAGGGAAAGGGCTGA
- a CDS encoding transpeptidase family protein, protein MRNLDRSRARWIRLRMGVLLGVMGLALGGLVAGAYRVQVEDGPLWKDMAEKQRQRRLHIEPKRGTIYDRNGTALAVSVDVPSLSIDIHEMLRGIEAPDVQEATLRDAAARLATGLNLKADELYAKFSVKKHFVWIKRRITVDEAAFARDLGDAKKQAHPVKGLNIEGEGHRYYPGRDLAGPVLGFVAPDGQGKDGLELSMDEELRGRVEEVSGLRDRTGRLIFSNGNTQGDALTGRDIHLTIDEGIQHVAERELGAAQRTYEAKGGALVVVDPNTGEILALASSPGYNPNDYGESEVDARRDRAVTDRFEPGSVMKVFTFAGALAAGTLKPTESIFCEHGSYTIAGALIRDTHLNDWLTPTQILARSSNIGALKIGLNLGEAGLYSAFRRFGFGEPTGLPLPGEASGVLRPRGRAWFEVDTAYASFGQGVSTTTVQLAMAMAAIANGGRLLEPVLVRKVMDARGELVREGVTHVRREVIPPGTARMVTEMLTAVTEDGGTALEASIPGFRVAGKTGTAQKADTKTGKMSNELYTSSFVGFVPAERPRLVIAVMLDEPVIGHAAGSIAGPVFRRTAEATLRYLGVTPNAATAKLSNVTREGDPADSFIASMKPPLPNAPPEGEGAATAEAPAPAAPPMIGPPQEPVRVPDTNGLPARDAVKSILAAGLVPQIEGYGRLVRQSPAAGSSAAKGSAVRLVFEPSS, encoded by the coding sequence ATGAGAAACCTGGATCGCTCGCGCGCCCGTTGGATTCGGCTGCGGATGGGCGTCCTCCTCGGCGTGATGGGGCTCGCCCTCGGCGGCTTGGTGGCCGGCGCCTACCGCGTCCAAGTCGAAGACGGCCCGCTGTGGAAGGACATGGCCGAAAAGCAGCGGCAACGACGCCTCCACATCGAGCCCAAACGCGGCACCATCTACGACCGAAACGGCACCGCACTCGCCGTCAGCGTCGACGTGCCCAGCCTCAGCATCGACATCCACGAGATGCTCCGCGGCATCGAGGCCCCCGACGTGCAAGAGGCTACCTTGCGCGATGCTGCCGCGCGTTTGGCCACGGGCCTCAACCTCAAGGCCGACGAACTTTACGCGAAGTTTTCCGTCAAGAAGCACTTCGTCTGGATCAAGCGCCGCATCACCGTCGACGAAGCTGCCTTTGCGCGCGATCTCGGTGACGCGAAGAAGCAGGCGCACCCCGTCAAAGGGCTCAACATCGAGGGCGAAGGCCACCGGTACTACCCGGGCCGCGATCTCGCCGGGCCCGTGCTCGGATTCGTCGCGCCCGACGGGCAGGGCAAGGACGGCCTCGAGCTGAGCATGGACGAGGAGCTGCGCGGCCGTGTCGAGGAAGTCAGCGGCCTTCGCGATCGCACCGGCCGCCTCATTTTCTCGAACGGCAACACGCAAGGCGACGCCCTCACGGGGCGCGACATCCACCTGACCATCGACGAGGGCATCCAGCACGTCGCCGAACGCGAGCTCGGCGCCGCGCAGCGCACGTACGAGGCCAAGGGCGGAGCGCTCGTCGTCGTGGATCCGAACACCGGCGAGATCCTCGCGCTGGCCTCCAGCCCCGGGTACAACCCGAACGACTACGGCGAGTCCGAGGTCGACGCCCGGCGCGATCGGGCGGTGACGGACCGGTTCGAGCCGGGCTCCGTCATGAAGGTGTTCACCTTTGCCGGCGCACTTGCCGCGGGAACGCTCAAGCCGACGGAGTCCATCTTCTGCGAACACGGGAGCTACACCATCGCGGGGGCGCTCATCCGCGACACCCACTTGAACGACTGGCTCACCCCCACGCAGATCCTCGCCCGCAGCTCCAACATCGGTGCGTTGAAGATTGGCCTCAATTTGGGGGAGGCAGGGCTGTACTCGGCCTTCCGGCGTTTCGGCTTCGGCGAGCCCACGGGGCTACCGCTGCCGGGCGAGGCTTCCGGCGTGCTTCGTCCGCGCGGTCGGGCATGGTTCGAGGTGGATACGGCGTACGCCTCTTTCGGACAGGGCGTGAGCACCACCACCGTGCAGCTCGCCATGGCCATGGCGGCGATTGCAAACGGCGGGCGCCTGCTCGAGCCGGTGCTCGTGCGCAAGGTGATGGACGCCCGCGGCGAGCTGGTGCGTGAAGGGGTCACCCACGTGCGGCGCGAAGTGATACCTCCCGGGACCGCGCGCATGGTGACCGAGATGCTCACGGCTGTGACGGAAGACGGTGGAACCGCCCTCGAGGCGAGCATCCCTGGATTCCGCGTGGCCGGAAAAACCGGTACGGCGCAGAAAGCCGATACGAAAACCGGGAAAATGTCGAACGAGTTGTACACGTCGTCCTTCGTCGGCTTCGTTCCGGCCGAGCGTCCGCGGCTGGTGATTGCCGTGATGCTCGACGAGCCGGTGATCGGCCACGCCGCCGGTTCGATTGCCGGTCCTGTCTTCCGCCGAACGGCCGAAGCAACGCTACGCTACTTGGGTGTGACCCCCAACGCCGCCACCGCCAAGCTTTCCAATGTCACCCGCGAGGGCGATCCCGCGGACAGCTTCATCGCCTCGATGAAGCCGCCCCTCCCCAACGCTCCCCCGGAGGGGGAGGGAGCCGCAACCGCGGAGGCCCCGGCCCCGGCGGCGCCGCCCATGATCGGCCCCCCGCAAGAACCGGTGCGCGTGCCCGACACCAACGGACTGCCCGCACGCGACGCCGTCAAAAGCATCCTTGCCGCGGGCCTCGTCCCTCAGATCGAGGGATACGGTCGCTTGGTGCGCCAGAGCCCCGCAGCCGGATCCTCCGCGGCCAAAGGAAGCGCCGTCCGTCTGGTCTTCGAGCCCTCGTCATGA
- a CDS encoding cell division protein FtsL, with product MKLGGLLQSWGKARSGTPRQRAAVFVTVWTLAIVATVLAFVLHLALRGRTVALGYELGRARAEQARLREVKRVLEVEAASYKTPERVDIVARTLLGMEPPTADRMIVLPALQDSDRPPPRAPEGADGGSATVAATP from the coding sequence GTGAAGCTCGGGGGGCTCCTCCAGAGTTGGGGCAAGGCGCGGTCGGGTACGCCGCGGCAGCGAGCGGCCGTCTTCGTCACGGTGTGGACCTTGGCCATCGTGGCCACCGTGCTCGCGTTCGTGCTCCACCTGGCCTTGCGCGGTCGCACCGTCGCCTTGGGCTACGAGCTCGGGCGCGCGCGGGCCGAGCAAGCCCGCCTGCGCGAGGTCAAACGCGTCCTCGAGGTGGAGGCCGCCAGCTACAAGACGCCCGAGCGCGTCGACATCGTCGCGCGCACCCTGCTCGGCATGGAGCCGCCCACGGCGGACCGCATGATCGTGCTTCCGGCGCTGCAAGACTCGGATCGACCGCCGCCGCGCGCGCCCGAGGGCGCCGATGGCGGCTCCGCGACGGTGGCGGCGACCCCATGA
- the rsmH gene encoding 16S rRNA (cytosine(1402)-N(4))-methyltransferase RsmH, translating into MKDEVAQVLAPRDGGVYVDVTLGGGGHAEAILESAPGARVIGFDRDPEAIRATETRLERFEDRIEIVRSNFGRVREELSAMGLAKVDGLCADLGVSSPQLDDPLRGMSFRAEGPLDMRMDPEDSETALDLISRLKDDELADIIYRYGDERRSRRIARSIKRALDEGDLATTLDLRRAIVRAVGPVRVGGVDPATRTFQALRIAVNRELEELSTLLAALQDVVVPGGVAAVISFHSLEDRLVKKTFADREVWQPIWKKPLMASEEERAANPRSRSAKLRAARRISQDSPQESAR; encoded by the coding sequence ATGAAGGACGAAGTGGCCCAGGTCCTCGCCCCGCGTGACGGGGGCGTTTACGTCGACGTCACCCTCGGCGGTGGCGGTCACGCGGAGGCCATCCTGGAAAGCGCCCCCGGCGCCCGGGTCATTGGCTTCGATCGCGATCCGGAAGCCATCCGTGCGACCGAAACACGCCTCGAACGGTTCGAGGACCGCATCGAGATCGTGCGCTCCAACTTCGGCCGCGTGCGCGAGGAGCTCTCCGCCATGGGGCTCGCCAAGGTGGACGGACTTTGCGCCGACCTGGGGGTCAGCTCGCCCCAGCTCGACGATCCGCTGCGCGGCATGAGCTTCCGCGCCGAGGGCCCGCTGGACATGCGGATGGACCCAGAGGACTCCGAGACGGCGCTGGATCTCATCTCGCGCCTGAAGGACGACGAGCTCGCGGACATCATTTACCGCTACGGCGACGAACGTCGCTCACGCCGCATCGCCCGCAGCATCAAGCGCGCCCTCGACGAGGGCGATCTGGCGACCACGCTCGATTTGCGTCGCGCCATCGTGCGCGCGGTCGGGCCGGTGCGGGTCGGCGGGGTCGATCCCGCAACGCGCACCTTCCAGGCGCTCCGCATCGCGGTCAACCGCGAGCTCGAGGAGCTCTCGACCCTGCTCGCCGCGCTCCAGGACGTCGTGGTCCCCGGTGGTGTGGCCGCCGTCATCAGCTTCCATTCGCTCGAGGACCGTCTCGTCAAGAAGACGTTCGCCGACCGCGAAGTCTGGCAACCCATTTGGAAGAAGCCGCTCATGGCCAGCGAGGAGGAGCGCGCCGCCAACCCGCGCTCCCGCAGCGCCAAGCTGCGCGCGGCCCGCCGCATTTCGCAGGACTCCCCGCAGGAGAGCGCCCGGTGA
- the mraZ gene encoding division/cell wall cluster transcriptional repressor MraZ, protein MFRGRYEHSIDAKGRTSLPARYRDHLAALGERRIVLTSALDPCLVAYAMPEWTAFEEKLAKLPQFDRAVQKLKRIYVSGAVECEVDDSGRILVPPTLREHASLQKEVLWAGSGKYAELWDKVMWKQHFDTTEDERRDISARLAELGL, encoded by the coding sequence ATGTTTCGCGGTCGTTATGAGCACAGCATCGACGCGAAGGGCCGGACCAGCCTTCCGGCTCGGTACCGCGATCACCTTGCTGCGCTCGGGGAGCGACGCATCGTGCTGACCAGCGCGCTCGATCCGTGCCTCGTCGCCTACGCGATGCCGGAGTGGACGGCGTTCGAGGAGAAGCTCGCGAAGCTTCCGCAGTTCGACCGCGCGGTGCAGAAGTTGAAGCGCATCTACGTGTCCGGCGCGGTGGAGTGCGAGGTCGACGATTCGGGCCGCATCCTCGTGCCGCCCACCTTGCGCGAGCACGCATCGCTGCAGAAGGAAGTGCTCTGGGCAGGCTCCGGTAAGTACGCGGAACTTTGGGACAAGGTGATGTGGAAGCAGCACTTCGACACCACCGAAGACGAGCGGCGCGACATCAGCGCACGGCTCGCGGAGCTCGGACTATGA
- a CDS encoding acyl-CoA dehydrogenase family protein, giving the protein MDFSFTEHHALLRQSVRDFAQSEVRPYARQWDKEERFPHEIIPKLAEMGLLGIRIPEEYGGSGMDTVSYAICVEETAKIDGSLALTLASHNGLGTGHILTFGNEEQKRRYLPKAARGEWLAAWALTEPGSGSDSAALRTTARRDGDDWVINGTKMFITQGSVGGFCVVLARTNADAAKQKGITAFIVDRGTQGFSASKHLEKLGCRSSDTVELTFEEVRVPDTQRVGEVDCGFSDTMRILDRGRVSIAAMALGLGYGALDMALHYAKDRKQFGNPIADFQAIKWMLADSKTELDAASLLTYRAAWLADQKRPYSKEASMAKLFASEAATRACNRSLQIHGGYGYTREFDVERHLRDAKICEIGEGTSEVQRMVIAKHLLM; this is encoded by the coding sequence ATGGATTTTTCGTTCACCGAACACCACGCGTTGCTTCGCCAATCCGTTCGTGACTTTGCACAATCCGAGGTTCGTCCGTACGCGCGCCAATGGGACAAGGAGGAGCGCTTTCCGCACGAGATCATCCCGAAGCTCGCCGAGATGGGACTCTTGGGCATCCGCATTCCGGAGGAATACGGCGGCTCGGGGATGGATACGGTCAGCTACGCGATTTGCGTCGAGGAGACGGCCAAGATCGACGGCTCGCTCGCCTTGACGTTGGCCTCGCACAACGGACTGGGCACCGGCCACATTCTCACCTTCGGAAACGAGGAGCAGAAGCGCCGCTACCTCCCGAAAGCGGCCCGTGGCGAGTGGCTCGCGGCCTGGGCCCTGACGGAGCCGGGCAGCGGGAGCGATTCGGCTGCCCTCCGCACGACGGCCCGCCGTGACGGTGACGATTGGGTCATCAACGGCACGAAAATGTTCATCACCCAGGGCAGCGTCGGCGGCTTCTGCGTCGTGCTGGCCCGCACCAACGCCGACGCGGCCAAGCAAAAGGGCATCACGGCCTTCATCGTCGACCGAGGCACGCAAGGCTTCTCGGCCTCCAAGCATCTCGAAAAACTTGGCTGCCGCTCGAGCGACACCGTCGAGCTCACCTTCGAAGAGGTGCGGGTGCCCGATACGCAGCGCGTTGGCGAGGTGGACTGCGGCTTCTCCGACACGATGCGCATCCTCGATCGGGGACGCGTGTCCATTGCGGCCATGGCCCTCGGTCTAGGTTACGGCGCGCTCGACATGGCCTTGCACTACGCCAAGGATCGCAAGCAATTCGGCAATCCCATCGCGGACTTCCAAGCGATCAAATGGATGCTCGCCGACAGCAAGACCGAGTTGGACGCGGCCTCACTCCTTACGTACCGCGCGGCCTGGCTGGCCGATCAAAAGCGCCCGTACAGCAAAGAGGCCTCCATGGCCAAATTGTTTGCGAGCGAAGCGGCGACGCGCGCGTGCAATCGGTCCCTGCAGATCCATGGCGGCTATGGCTACACCCGCGAGTTCGACGTCGAACGTCACCTCCGCGACGCGAAGATCTGCGAGATCGGCGAGGGCACGAGCGAAGTGCAACGCATGGTGATCGCAAAGCATTTGCTCATGTGA
- a CDS encoding trypsin-like serine protease, whose protein sequence is MHDRTSRWIPLRLALGLLIVVCGACGSSKEMRSSSSLGDAGSAPLALAVESSSPVAGAPSRGRDPAVLALSMADARHCTATALASNLVLTARICVAAHEPSALLLYGGEDPAAQQLLARGRELVVDAAEDASLALLILDRDLPETTPLPIRDEPAQRAERIRTVSFGQRTKDESSRKLAREHVAVTEVTHDGFLVAEATCQGDPGGVALDEGTGEVLGLVTQGGIPCDAPAAYTRVDIHRVLLEEAMAHAKQMRQDDLDAADAGRPRAKSPKKSRPATDVGQPCQSAFECTTGMCVREDDQAYCTRSCGSGDRCLTGFRCKEATDVKACIMSL, encoded by the coding sequence ATGCACGACCGAACTTCGCGTTGGATTCCCCTCCGGCTGGCGCTCGGCCTCCTCATCGTCGTCTGTGGCGCGTGTGGCTCCAGCAAAGAGATGCGCTCTTCTTCTTCACTCGGCGACGCGGGAAGTGCGCCGCTCGCGCTCGCCGTGGAGTCCTCGTCACCCGTGGCGGGCGCGCCGAGTCGCGGGCGCGATCCCGCGGTGCTGGCCCTCTCGATGGCCGACGCGCGGCATTGCACGGCCACCGCGTTGGCCTCCAACCTCGTTCTCACCGCCCGCATTTGCGTCGCTGCCCACGAGCCGTCGGCCCTCCTCCTCTATGGTGGAGAGGACCCTGCCGCGCAGCAGCTTCTGGCCCGCGGTCGCGAGCTCGTGGTCGATGCTGCGGAAGACGCCAGTTTGGCGCTGCTCATCCTAGATCGCGACCTTCCCGAGACGACACCGCTTCCCATTCGTGACGAGCCCGCGCAACGCGCCGAGCGCATTCGCACCGTATCCTTCGGCCAACGCACGAAGGACGAGTCCTCGAGGAAGCTCGCGCGCGAACACGTCGCCGTGACGGAGGTCACCCACGATGGCTTTTTGGTGGCGGAAGCCACATGCCAAGGCGACCCAGGTGGTGTCGCGCTCGACGAGGGCACGGGCGAGGTGCTCGGCCTCGTGACGCAAGGCGGCATCCCATGCGATGCACCCGCCGCGTACACGCGCGTCGACATCCATCGCGTTCTCCTGGAAGAGGCCATGGCGCACGCCAAACAGATGCGCCAAGACGATCTCGACGCGGCGGATGCGGGCCGTCCCCGGGCCAAGAGCCCGAAGAAGTCGAGGCCCGCCACGGACGTTGGACAGCCTTGCCAATCCGCGTTCGAGTGCACCACCGGCATGTGCGTCCGCGAGGACGATCAGGCGTATTGCACGCGCTCCTGCGGAAGCGGCGATCGATGCCTCACAGGCTTTCGTTGCAAGGAGGCAACCGACGTCAAGGCCTGCATCATGAGCTTGTAG